A single region of the Streptococcus sanguinis genome encodes:
- a CDS encoding helix-turn-helix domain-containing protein yields MKTKHYLQRYIAQKVKYLRKKQNMSQEELSERADLGLKYINQLENQNVNLTIHSLEKVIAALELTPEEFFNFDSLEASLDPNDSLSLKRVNMKIKQLPVVKREKILTIFEDILDSL; encoded by the coding sequence ATGAAAACAAAACATTATTTACAACGGTATATAGCGCAAAAGGTCAAATATTTGCGAAAAAAACAAAACATGAGTCAAGAGGAGCTATCGGAACGAGCTGATCTTGGATTAAAGTATATCAATCAATTGGAAAATCAAAACGTGAATCTGACCATTCACAGTCTTGAAAAAGTGATTGCTGCCCTTGAGTTGACTCCAGAAGAATTCTTCAATTTTGATTCACTCGAAGCTTCTTTAGACCCTAACGACAGCCTTTCACTTAAGAGAGTAAATATGAAAATTAAGCAACTTCCAGTTGTAAAAAGGGAAAAGATCCTAACGATTTTCGAAGATATATTAGATAGCCTTTAA
- a CDS encoding antigen I/II family LPXTG-anchored adhesin, which translates to MGKLLTVEVSRGRRKMKKKEVFGFRKNKAVKTLCGAVLGAAFLTSTMQARADEVVTETNSPVNTEMVGTGNAATNLPQAQGPASQASKESQARAGQADGGVTVTVSTADLDESAKKAQEAGLTVVKDPAVDKGAVQTAQEIADKKAEIAADYQAQVTEIDAKVKEYKEKVSVYEAEVARVTAENKATAEQYAKDLAAHQAEVARITAENAQLKAAYEAALSKYKTDLAMVQKTNADNAAAYQVAKAAYDAELARIQKENQDKKAQYEADLAAYEAKKAQIEAENAAAQKEYEQKLAKNATIAAENEEIKKRNAQAQANYQAQLAQYNADLAVYNTKLAKYQQDKAKYDAEQAKIKAGLAIAETKKTEDGHLSRPIAQSLVFKSEPNANLSLTTTGEFVSYAGMEAAVKNTAEFSKKLFQLDNFKVTDIQNANYQTNQQESFGTVGKYAGYSSNVTSGKGPTEWSSVLLSRGQSATATYTNLQGTYYRGKKVSKIVYTYTLDPSSRFRNDKAWLGIFKDPTMGVFASAYTGKLEDATSLFVKTEFVFYDDKGQPINFDQALMSVASLNREANSIEMAKDYTGTFNKISGSSIGEKNGQIYATESENFREGEGGSRFTMYTRRGVPGWDTTDAPNSWYGAGAVEISGTTNSMTIGTISSSEVLGQPAATDPRRTDKLAPKKPNIWFAINGDVRANDLPIITVEEPEVPVAPTAPVVPSEEALKPLDPAPTAPTPKDLPTPPVAPTYDKEPEAPTRTPETPEPNKPVEPTYSSLPTSPAEPVYQKEPAAPVAPTVHYHYHLLQSQPQIHKEIQNDQGANIDKILVAKQSVVQFALKTEALPAGRSETTSFVIVDPLPSGYEVDLEATKAASAGFDVRYDEASHTVTFKATTATLAAYNADRTKEVATLFPTVVGRVLNDGATYTNNFTLTVNDAYGIRSNVVRVTTPGKPNDSDNPSNNYIKPTKVNKNKAGLVIDGKEVLAGSTNYYELTWDLDQYKGDKSSKSTIQKGFYYVDDYPEEALELRPELVKLVDADGKAVAGVTVTHYESLEKAPAAVRELLQKANVTVKGSFQLFAADDAQAFYDQYVVTGKSLTITSPMAVKEGMGRTGGKFENRAYQIDFGNGYATDVVVNNVPKISPEKDITLSLDPASAENLDGKELTLGRHFNYRLIGSLIPANHSEDLTDYSFVDDYDQQGDEYTGVYKTFAKVDITLKDGKVIKAGTDLTEYTAANLDLEKGLISIRFKEEFLETISLDSAFQAETYLQMKRIAAGTFENTYINTVNRVVYASNTVTTVTPKAQHLLVSDINDPRRANPTSVAKKIPVSLLPETGAKDTVYLPYLGLAAIIGALGLGKLKGKED; encoded by the coding sequence ATGGGAAAACTGCTGACTGTAGAAGTTAGCAGAGGGAGGAGAAAAATGAAGAAAAAAGAAGTTTTTGGTTTTCGGAAAAATAAGGCTGTTAAAACTTTATGCGGTGCTGTTCTGGGTGCGGCTTTTTTAACGTCAACGATGCAAGCAAGAGCAGATGAAGTAGTAACTGAGACCAATAGTCCTGTCAATACTGAAATGGTGGGCACTGGAAATGCAGCGACCAATCTGCCTCAAGCTCAAGGACCAGCCAGTCAGGCATCTAAAGAGAGTCAGGCGCGAGCAGGTCAGGCAGATGGCGGTGTGACAGTGACTGTTTCAACAGCTGATTTAGATGAAAGCGCTAAAAAAGCTCAAGAAGCTGGGCTGACAGTTGTTAAAGACCCAGCTGTTGATAAAGGAGCAGTCCAGACTGCTCAAGAAATAGCAGACAAAAAAGCGGAGATTGCAGCAGATTATCAGGCTCAAGTAACCGAGATTGATGCCAAGGTCAAGGAGTACAAAGAAAAAGTATCAGTCTACGAGGCGGAAGTGGCTCGGGTTACAGCAGAAAACAAAGCTACAGCGGAGCAATACGCTAAAGATTTGGCTGCTCATCAAGCAGAAGTAGCTCGGATCACAGCAGAAAATGCTCAGCTGAAGGCAGCTTATGAAGCTGCCCTTAGTAAATATAAAACAGATTTAGCAATGGTTCAAAAGACCAATGCTGATAATGCGGCAGCTTACCAAGTGGCTAAAGCAGCCTATGATGCAGAATTGGCCCGTATCCAAAAGGAAAATCAAGATAAAAAAGCTCAATATGAAGCAGATTTAGCAGCTTATGAAGCTAAAAAGGCTCAAATTGAAGCAGAAAATGCAGCAGCTCAAAAAGAATATGAGCAAAAGCTGGCTAAGAATGCCACTATAGCAGCTGAAAATGAAGAAATAAAGAAGCGTAATGCCCAAGCCCAAGCAAACTATCAAGCTCAGCTAGCCCAGTATAATGCAGATTTGGCTGTTTATAACACAAAATTAGCCAAGTATCAGCAAGATAAGGCTAAATACGATGCTGAGCAGGCCAAGATTAAGGCTGGTCTGGCTATCGCAGAAACAAAGAAGACTGAAGATGGTCATTTGAGCCGGCCAATTGCGCAAAGTCTGGTTTTCAAATCAGAACCTAATGCTAATTTGTCATTGACTACAACAGGTGAGTTTGTCAGCTATGCTGGCATGGAAGCCGCTGTGAAGAATACTGCAGAGTTTTCTAAGAAACTCTTCCAGCTGGATAACTTCAAAGTAACAGATATTCAAAATGCTAACTATCAGACCAACCAGCAGGAAAGCTTTGGTACAGTTGGCAAGTATGCGGGCTATAGTTCTAACGTAACAAGTGGTAAAGGACCGACTGAATGGTCTTCTGTTTTGTTGAGCCGCGGTCAGTCTGCAACAGCAACCTATACAAATCTTCAGGGAACTTATTATCGAGGGAAAAAGGTTTCTAAAATCGTCTATACTTATACTCTTGATCCAAGTTCCCGATTCCGCAATGATAAGGCTTGGTTAGGTATTTTTAAAGATCCGACCATGGGAGTTTTTGCTTCTGCTTATACAGGAAAACTTGAAGATGCGACCTCTCTCTTTGTGAAGACGGAATTTGTCTTTTATGATGATAAAGGCCAACCTATTAATTTTGATCAGGCTTTGATGTCCGTGGCTTCCCTCAACCGTGAAGCTAATTCTATCGAAATGGCCAAAGATTATACCGGAACTTTCAACAAGATTTCGGGTTCATCTATTGGTGAAAAGAACGGCCAAATCTATGCGACCGAGTCTGAAAACTTCCGAGAAGGAGAGGGCGGTTCTCGTTTTACAATGTATACACGCCGCGGTGTGCCTGGCTGGGACACTACAGATGCTCCTAACTCATGGTATGGAGCAGGAGCGGTAGAAATTTCTGGTACAACCAACAGCATGACGATTGGAACGATTTCCTCTTCTGAAGTGCTAGGCCAGCCAGCAGCAACTGATCCACGTAGGACTGATAAGTTAGCTCCTAAGAAACCAAATATTTGGTTTGCGATTAATGGTGATGTCCGAGCGAATGATCTGCCAATTATTACAGTAGAAGAACCGGAAGTGCCAGTAGCTCCTACGGCTCCTGTAGTGCCAAGTGAAGAAGCGCTTAAGCCTTTGGATCCAGCTCCAACTGCACCAACACCGAAGGATCTTCCAACACCTCCGGTAGCACCGACTTATGATAAGGAGCCGGAAGCGCCAACTCGTACACCAGAAACACCGGAGCCTAATAAGCCGGTAGAACCAACTTATAGCTCGCTACCAACCTCACCAGCAGAGCCTGTTTATCAAAAAGAGCCAGCAGCGCCCGTAGCTCCGACTGTGCACTATCATTATCATCTCTTGCAATCTCAGCCGCAGATTCATAAAGAGATTCAAAATGACCAAGGCGCCAATATTGATAAGATTCTAGTGGCTAAGCAGTCCGTCGTTCAGTTTGCTCTAAAGACAGAAGCTCTTCCAGCCGGACGCAGTGAGACGACATCTTTTGTCATTGTTGATCCATTACCAAGTGGTTATGAAGTTGACTTAGAAGCAACAAAAGCTGCTAGCGCAGGTTTTGACGTCAGATATGATGAGGCTAGCCACACAGTGACATTTAAGGCAACTACTGCAACCTTAGCTGCTTATAACGCTGATAGGACCAAGGAAGTTGCTACGCTCTTTCCAACGGTAGTCGGCCGAGTGCTCAATGATGGCGCAACTTATACTAATAATTTCACCCTGACCGTCAATGATGCCTATGGTATCCGTTCAAACGTTGTTCGCGTGACCACGCCAGGCAAGCCTAATGATTCAGACAATCCTAGCAATAATTACATCAAGCCAACCAAGGTCAATAAAAACAAGGCAGGATTGGTGATTGATGGCAAGGAAGTCTTAGCTGGGTCGACCAATTACTACGAGCTGACTTGGGATTTGGATCAGTATAAGGGTGACAAGTCATCTAAGAGCACGATTCAAAAAGGTTTCTACTATGTAGATGACTATCCGGAAGAAGCACTTGAACTTCGTCCGGAATTAGTCAAGCTAGTAGATGCAGATGGCAAGGCTGTGGCAGGTGTGACAGTGACCCACTACGAGAGCCTTGAAAAAGCCCCTGCAGCAGTTCGAGAGCTCCTTCAAAAGGCGAATGTCACTGTTAAAGGTTCTTTCCAACTCTTTGCAGCAGACGATGCCCAAGCCTTTTATGACCAATATGTCGTAACAGGTAAGTCTTTGACGATAACAAGTCCTATGGCAGTCAAAGAAGGAATGGGCCGCACAGGTGGTAAATTCGAAAACCGGGCTTATCAAATTGACTTTGGAAATGGTTATGCGACAGACGTAGTCGTCAATAATGTTCCTAAAATCAGTCCTGAAAAAGATATTACCCTAAGCCTTGATCCAGCAAGTGCAGAAAACTTGGATGGCAAGGAACTGACTTTGGGACGGCATTTTAACTATCGTCTCATCGGAAGCTTGATCCCTGCTAACCACTCTGAAGATTTGACAGACTATAGCTTTGTGGATGATTATGACCAACAAGGAGATGAGTACACGGGTGTTTACAAAACCTTTGCCAAAGTGGACATCACGCTCAAAGATGGTAAGGTGATAAAGGCTGGTACAGATTTGACTGAGTATACAGCTGCGAATCTTGATCTTGAGAAAGGCTTGATTTCTATTCGTTTCAAGGAAGAATTCTTAGAGACCATTTCTCTGGATTCAGCTTTTCAGGCTGAAACCTATCTACAGATGAAGCGGATTGCTGCGGGTACTTTTGAAAATACCTACATCAATACTGTCAATCGTGTGGTCTATGCTTCAAATACAGTTACAACAGTCACTCCTAAGGCACAGCATCTTCTTGTTTCGGATATAAACGATCCAAGAAGAGCTAATCCAACTTCAGTGGCTAAAAAGATTCCTGTTTCTCTTCTTCCAGAAACGGGAGCCAAAGATACAGTCTATCTGCCATATCTAGGTTTAGCAGCCATTATTGGTGCTTTAGGTCTAGGAAAATTGAAAGGTAAAGAAGACTGA
- a CDS encoding COG3942 and LysM peptidoglycan-binding domain-containing protein, with protein sequence MKKTFAKATLGLTSTAFLATIGAQAVHADSYVVQQGDSFFAIASANGMNPYELAANNGKSIFDTINPGDVLQVNGTALAQTYNPYSAPVYEATSDAALVSDTEDVVLNTPTDYGNSYPIGQCTWGVKEMAPWASNWWGNANTWAINAGAQGYATGNVPVPGAIAVWDGGEYGHVAYVTDVQSDSSIQVLEANYNHQKQINNYRGYFNPNEFMGGVTYIYPN encoded by the coding sequence ATGAAAAAAACATTTGCTAAAGCGACTCTTGGTTTAACTTCCACAGCTTTTTTGGCGACAATCGGCGCTCAAGCTGTTCATGCAGATTCTTATGTTGTCCAGCAAGGGGACTCTTTTTTTGCCATTGCTAGTGCCAATGGAATGAATCCTTACGAACTTGCTGCCAATAATGGAAAATCAATTTTTGATACAATTAATCCAGGGGATGTGTTGCAAGTAAATGGCACTGCTTTGGCTCAGACATACAATCCTTACAGCGCTCCAGTTTATGAAGCGACAAGTGATGCTGCTTTGGTATCCGATACAGAAGATGTTGTCTTAAATACACCAACTGACTATGGCAATTCTTACCCAATTGGTCAATGTACATGGGGTGTGAAAGAAATGGCGCCTTGGGCAAGTAACTGGTGGGGCAACGCTAATACTTGGGCAATCAATGCTGGTGCTCAGGGTTATGCAACAGGAAATGTTCCAGTACCAGGCGCTATTGCAGTTTGGGATGGTGGCGAATACGGACATGTTGCTTATGTGACAGATGTGCAAAGCGATAGCTCAATTCAAGTTCTAGAAGCGAACTACAATCACCAAAAGCAAATTAACAACTATCGTGGCTACTTTAATCCGAATGAATTTATGGGTGGCGTTACCTACATTTATCCAAACTAA
- a CDS encoding MerR family transcriptional regulator, producing the protein MKEKEFRRNMAVFPIGSVMKLTDLSARQIRYYEDQNLITPARNEGNRRMYSLNDMDRLLEIKDYISEGYNIAAIKRKYAEREAKSHKTISEKDVRRALHHDILQQGRFASSLPTFGQMRRP; encoded by the coding sequence ATGAAGGAAAAAGAGTTTCGCCGAAACATGGCAGTCTTTCCCATCGGCAGTGTTATGAAACTGACGGACCTATCTGCTCGTCAGATCCGTTATTATGAAGACCAGAATCTGATTACCCCTGCTCGAAATGAGGGCAATCGTCGGATGTATTCTTTGAATGATATGGACCGTCTTTTAGAAATTAAGGATTATATTTCGGAAGGTTATAATATCGCTGCAATTAAGAGGAAATATGCTGAGCGTGAAGCCAAGTCCCACAAGACCATTAGTGAAAAAGATGTCCGCCGTGCTTTGCATCATGACATCTTGCAGCAAGGCCGTTTTGCTTCTTCTCTGCCAACCTTTGGTCAGATGCGTCGACCATAG
- a CDS encoding phosphoglycerate kinase encodes MAKLTVKDVDLKGKKVLVRVDFNVPLKDGVITNDNRITAALPTIKYIIEQGGRAILFSHLGRVKEEADKEGKSLAPVAADLAAKLGQDVVFPGVTRGAELEAAINALEDGQVLLVENTRFEDVDGKKESKNDPELGKYWASLGDGIFVNDAFGTAHRAHASNVGISGNVEKAVAGFLLENEIAYIQEAVETPERPFVAILGGSKVSDKIGVIENLLEKADKVLIGGGMTYTFYKAQGIEIGNSLVEEDKLDVAKALLEKANGKLVLPVDSKEANAFADYTEVKDTEGEAVDPGFLGLDIGPKSIAKFDEALTGAKTVVWNGPMGVFENPDFQAGTIGVMDAIVKQPGVKSIIGGGDSAAAAINLGRADKFSWISTGGGASMELLEGKVLPGLAALTEK; translated from the coding sequence ATGGCAAAACTTACTGTTAAAGACGTTGATTTGAAAGGTAAAAAAGTCCTCGTTCGTGTAGACTTTAACGTACCATTGAAAGACGGAGTGATTACGAATGACAACCGTATCACTGCTGCTCTTCCAACTATTAAATACATCATCGAGCAAGGCGGTCGCGCAATTCTCTTCTCTCACCTTGGACGTGTCAAAGAAGAAGCAGATAAAGAAGGTAAATCTCTTGCGCCAGTAGCTGCAGACTTGGCTGCTAAATTGGGTCAAGACGTTGTTTTCCCAGGTGTCACTCGTGGTGCTGAATTGGAAGCAGCTATCAATGCTCTTGAAGATGGACAAGTTCTTTTGGTTGAAAACACTCGTTTTGAAGATGTGGACGGCAAGAAAGAATCTAAAAACGATCCAGAACTTGGTAAATACTGGGCATCTCTTGGAGATGGTATCTTTGTAAATGATGCATTTGGTACAGCTCACCGTGCACACGCATCTAACGTCGGTATCTCAGGCAACGTTGAAAAAGCAGTTGCTGGCTTCCTTCTTGAAAACGAAATTGCCTACATCCAAGAAGCAGTTGAAACTCCAGAACGTCCATTCGTAGCAATCCTTGGTGGTTCAAAAGTATCTGACAAGATCGGTGTTATCGAAAACTTGCTTGAAAAAGCTGATAAAGTCCTTATCGGTGGTGGTATGACTTACACATTCTACAAAGCACAGGGTATCGAAATCGGTAACTCACTTGTAGAAGAAGACAAATTGGATGTTGCCAAAGCTCTTCTTGAAAAAGCAAACGGCAAATTGGTTCTGCCAGTTGACTCAAAAGAAGCAAATGCTTTTGCGGATTATACTGAAGTGAAAGATACTGAAGGTGAAGCAGTGGATCCAGGCTTCCTTGGTTTGGACATCGGTCCTAAATCTATCGCTAAATTTGATGAAGCCTTGACTGGTGCAAAAACTGTTGTCTGGAATGGCCCTATGGGTGTATTTGAAAACCCAGACTTCCAAGCTGGTACAATCGGTGTTATGGACGCTATCGTGAAACAACCTGGCGTAAAATCAATCATCGGTGGTGGTGACTCAGCTGCTGCAGCTATCAACCTTGGCCGTGCAGACAAGTTCTCATGGATTTCTACTGGTGGTGGTGCATCAATGGAACTCCTTGAAGGTAAAGTATTACCAGGACTTGCAGCACTGACTGAAAAATAA
- a CDS encoding malolactic enzyme encodes MTAHDILNNPFLNKGTAFTLEERQKLGLIGLLPPYVQTIEEQAAQTYAQMQRKVNDLEKRLFLMEIFNTNRTLFYYLFAQHLEEFNPIVYDPTIADTIEGYSDLFVDPQYAAYLDINHPENIEATLKNAAGDREIRLIVVTDAEGILGIGDWGTNGVDISVGKLMVYTGAAGIDPSMVLPLVIDAGTNREELRNNPNYLGNRHERVRGDRYYDFIDQFVQTSERLFPKLYLHWEDFGRLNAANILEKYRKQIPTFNDDIQGTGIVTLGGIFGSLDITGEKLTDQVYLCYGGGTAGAGIASRVLREMVSEGLPEEEAYKRFFMVDKQGLLFDDMDDLTPEQKPFAKKRSDFANADKLTDLLEVVKTVKPTILVGTSTQPNTFTKEIVEAMCENTERPMIFPLSNPTKLAEASAKDLIEWSDGKAFVATGIPAGTVSYKGVDYVIGQANNALIYPGLGLGMLASEASLLTDEMIGAAAHSLSGIVNPGQPGAPVLPPFKYVADVSIKVAEAVAKKAQEQGLARAQETDMAKAVCDLKWYPTYQ; translated from the coding sequence ATGACTGCACATGATATTTTAAACAACCCTTTTCTGAACAAGGGAACTGCCTTTACCTTGGAAGAACGTCAGAAACTAGGCCTTATTGGCCTCCTACCACCTTACGTCCAAACTATTGAGGAACAAGCGGCGCAGACCTATGCGCAAATGCAAAGAAAGGTCAACGATTTGGAAAAACGGTTGTTCTTAATGGAAATTTTTAACACCAACCGTACCCTTTTCTATTACCTGTTTGCCCAACATTTGGAAGAATTTAATCCGATTGTCTATGACCCAACCATTGCTGATACCATTGAAGGCTATAGCGACCTCTTTGTAGACCCACAATATGCCGCATATCTTGACATCAATCACCCTGAAAATATTGAAGCGACTTTGAAAAATGCAGCGGGAGACCGTGAGATTCGTCTCATTGTCGTAACGGATGCAGAAGGTATTCTTGGTATTGGAGACTGGGGTACAAATGGTGTCGATATTTCTGTTGGGAAATTGATGGTTTATACTGGCGCAGCAGGAATTGATCCTTCAATGGTCCTTCCTTTAGTCATTGACGCTGGTACCAACCGTGAAGAATTGCGTAACAACCCTAATTATTTGGGAAATCGTCACGAACGTGTGCGTGGTGATCGTTATTATGATTTTATCGATCAATTTGTCCAAACTTCAGAACGTCTTTTCCCTAAACTCTACCTTCACTGGGAAGATTTCGGTCGCTTAAATGCTGCCAACATCCTTGAAAAATACCGGAAGCAAATTCCAACCTTTAATGATGATATCCAAGGAACTGGTATCGTAACCCTTGGAGGTATCTTTGGTTCATTGGATATTACAGGTGAAAAATTAACGGATCAAGTTTACCTCTGCTATGGTGGTGGGACTGCTGGTGCAGGGATTGCCTCTCGTGTGCTTCGCGAAATGGTTAGTGAAGGTCTTCCTGAAGAAGAAGCCTATAAACGCTTCTTTATGGTGGATAAACAAGGTCTTCTCTTTGATGATATGGATGACTTAACTCCGGAACAAAAACCATTTGCTAAGAAACGTTCTGATTTTGCCAATGCGGATAAGTTGACGGACCTTCTTGAAGTAGTGAAGACTGTTAAGCCGACGATTCTTGTGGGAACTTCGACTCAGCCAAATACCTTCACCAAAGAAATTGTAGAAGCTATGTGTGAAAATACAGAACGCCCAATGATCTTCCCATTGTCCAATCCTACAAAGCTCGCAGAAGCAAGTGCCAAAGATTTGATCGAGTGGTCAGATGGAAAAGCGTTTGTTGCAACAGGAATTCCAGCTGGTACAGTTTCCTATAAAGGTGTGGACTACGTGATTGGTCAAGCTAACAATGCTTTGATTTATCCAGGTCTTGGACTTGGTATGTTAGCCTCTGAAGCGAGTCTTTTGACGGATGAAATGATTGGAGCTGCCGCACATTCATTGAGTGGTATTGTCAATCCAGGTCAACCAGGAGCGCCTGTCTTACCACCATTCAAGTATGTTGCTGATGTTTCCATCAAAGTAGCAGAAGCAGTTGCTAAAAAAGCGCAAGAACAAGGTCTAGCGCGTGCCCAAGAAACTGATATGGCGAAAGCGGTCTGTGATTTGAAATGGTATCCAACTTACCAATAA
- a CDS encoding VIT family protein, giving the protein MEEHKIDTNFSGRLNILRAGVLGANDGIISIAGVVIGVASATDDVWIIFLSGLAAVFAGAFSMAGGEYVSVSTQKDTEEAAVARERELLEKNPDIARQSLYAAYVQNGECETSAQLMTNRAFLQEPLEALVQEKYGIEIEEFTNPWHAAISSFLAFAVGALFPMITIILLPASVRIWATVLIVALALLGTGYTSARLGKAPLKNAMIRNLVIGLLTMAVTYAVGQVFAI; this is encoded by the coding sequence GTGGAAGAACATAAAATTGATACGAACTTTAGTGGGCGGCTGAATATATTGCGGGCAGGGGTTTTAGGAGCCAATGATGGTATTATTTCCATAGCAGGTGTGGTTATTGGGGTAGCTAGTGCGACGGACGATGTCTGGATTATCTTTCTGTCTGGTTTGGCGGCAGTCTTTGCGGGCGCCTTTTCTATGGCTGGCGGAGAGTATGTATCAGTTTCTACTCAAAAGGATACAGAGGAAGCTGCTGTTGCCAGAGAGCGGGAGCTTTTAGAGAAAAATCCAGATATCGCTAGGCAGTCTCTCTATGCTGCTTATGTTCAAAATGGTGAGTGTGAGACTTCTGCCCAGCTCATGACCAATCGGGCTTTTCTCCAGGAGCCGTTGGAGGCTTTGGTACAGGAAAAATATGGCATTGAGATTGAGGAGTTCACTAATCCTTGGCATGCGGCTATCTCTAGCTTTTTAGCTTTTGCTGTTGGTGCACTTTTTCCTATGATTACCATTATCCTGCTTCCTGCCAGCGTCCGTATCTGGGCAACCGTTCTAATCGTGGCCTTGGCCCTTTTGGGAACAGGTTACACCAGCGCTAGATTGGGCAAGGCACCGCTCAAAAATGCTATGATTCGCAACCTCGTGATCGGACTTTTAACCATGGCGGTCACCTATGCAGTAGGACAAGTATTTGCAATTTAA
- a CDS encoding AEC family transporter: protein MEILLTSIESIIPIIVIIVLGYILQVRGWFQESFGNDLSKLIMNVAMPVAIFTSVLKYLTLDKLISLSGGLFYTFIAFILGYLAAFVAVKLFRVRPGRRGTMINTFVNANTIFIGLPLNIALFGNQALPYFLVYYITNTVSTWTLGVYLMTSDSKEGASKQAQKFNWKKLFPAPLLGFLVALAFLVLRLPVPSFAESTLTYIGSLTTPLSLVYIGIVLAKAGLKTIRFDKDTIITLVGRFILAPVIMLLVLKFFSPNMVAPEFRTFMIQSATPALAVLPILANQGKGDVEFSTNVVTLSTVLFVIVIPILQTLLG from the coding sequence ATGGAGATTTTATTAACTTCTATTGAGAGTATTATTCCAATCATTGTGATTATCGTACTTGGATATATCTTACAAGTCCGTGGTTGGTTTCAGGAGAGTTTTGGAAATGACTTATCTAAACTCATTATGAATGTGGCCATGCCGGTTGCAATTTTTACCTCTGTTCTTAAATATTTAACTTTGGATAAGCTGATTAGTTTATCTGGCGGTTTATTCTATACGTTTATCGCCTTCATTCTGGGTTACCTAGCGGCCTTTGTCGCAGTGAAACTTTTTAGAGTGCGCCCAGGTCGTCGAGGAACCATGATTAATACCTTTGTCAATGCCAACACCATTTTCATTGGTTTGCCTTTAAATATCGCTCTATTTGGCAATCAAGCCCTACCGTACTTCTTGGTGTATTATATTACGAATACAGTCTCTACTTGGACATTAGGTGTTTATCTGATGACTTCTGATAGCAAAGAAGGGGCTTCAAAACAGGCTCAAAAATTTAATTGGAAGAAGCTCTTCCCTGCGCCTTTATTAGGTTTTCTCGTAGCCCTCGCCTTTTTAGTGCTCCGTCTTCCTGTTCCAAGTTTTGCGGAAAGTACCTTGACCTATATTGGTAGTTTAACAACGCCATTATCACTTGTCTATATTGGTATCGTTCTAGCGAAGGCAGGACTTAAGACGATTCGCTTTGATAAGGATACCATTATCACACTGGTTGGTCGTTTTATCCTTGCACCGGTCATCATGCTCCTGGTTCTGAAGTTCTTCTCTCCAAATATGGTAGCACCAGAATTTAGAACCTTTATGATTCAATCAGCAACACCTGCTTTAGCGGTTCTTCCTATCCTTGCCAATCAAGGAAAAGGCGATGTTGAGTTTTCAACGAATGTGGTCACTCTTAGTACGGTTTTATTTGTGATTGTGATTCCGATTTTACAGACACTATTAGGATAA
- a CDS encoding FUSC family protein, giving the protein MSYFNKYKFDKSKFRLGMRTFKTGLAVFIILLLFGLFGWKGLQIGALTAVFSLREDFDKSVHFGTSRILGNSIGGFYALLFFIANSVFKEQYWVTLLLVPVCTMLTIMTNVAMNNKAGVIGGVSAMLIITLSIRPEDTILYVFARIFETFMGVFVAILVNSDIDRLRTIFEKKK; this is encoded by the coding sequence ATGAGTTATTTCAATAAGTACAAGTTTGATAAATCGAAATTTCGTCTGGGCATGCGTACCTTTAAAACCGGTCTGGCTGTTTTCATCATTCTACTGCTCTTTGGCCTTTTTGGTTGGAAAGGGCTGCAAATCGGTGCTTTGACGGCAGTCTTTAGTCTTCGTGAGGATTTTGATAAGAGTGTCCACTTCGGGACATCGCGAATCTTAGGAAACAGCATCGGTGGTTTTTACGCTCTGCTATTTTTCATTGCCAATAGTGTCTTTAAGGAGCAGTATTGGGTCACCCTCCTTTTGGTACCAGTCTGTACTATGCTGACAATCATGACCAATGTCGCTATGAACAACAAGGCGGGAGTCATTGGCGGAGTATCTGCTATGCTGATTATTACCCTGTCTATTCGGCCGGAAGATACCATCTTGTATGTCTTTGCCAGAATCTTTGAAACCTTTATGGGAGTCTTTGTTGCAATTCTGGTAAATTCTGATATAGATCGGCTGCGAACCATCTTTGAAAAGAAAAAATAA